In the Terriglobales bacterium genome, CGAGTTCACCAAGGCGCGCATGACTTCGCTCGAGCAGGTACGAACAGATCCCAAAGCCAAAGATCGGGGCAAGCGGATGCATGACCTGCTCGAAGACATCTCCACGCTGGTCGATGAAATCGACGACAACGTTGACGACTACGACGAGCGCAGCGCCGATCTGCGCAAGCCGCTGAAGCAAGTTGTAGAAATGGACAGCGACTTTCAGACGAAGCTGCACGAATTGAAGAACGCGGAGAACGACCCCAAGAACATCGACGAAGCCTCTGACTACAAATTCGCACTCGACGATGCGATCGAATCCGTCGATCAAAGCGCCACGACAAATCGCAAGCTGCTCGATGAGCAGAACGTGAAGTTTGCGAAGAAGAAGAAGTGAAGCCCCGTGCGATCGAAAGCCTGGGCGGCAAGGTTGGAATTTCGTGACTCGTGATTGGGTTTTTCAATCACGAAATCACGAAATCGCGCAATCGCGAAACGAGAATGAGTTTGCGCGAGGCAAAGTTGCGCAACAGTAACCGGGCTAGTGCTTACGTGCTAAATTCGATTTAGGTGATCCCCAAGCTGACGGAAATTTTCTTTGAGGCATACCGCGAGCTGCGTCCGCGAGCGCCTTATCCCGAGTTCCACGTCGAGTTCTTCCCATTTTCCAACATCAACAACACCATTCGCCTGCGACAAGGGAAGGTGCTGGTACGCATCTCTGATCTGCTATCCGGAGCGCCGGAAGATGTCCTGCACGCCATCGCGCACATCCTGCTGGCGAAACTGTATCGCAAGGAAATTGAAAGTCGGCACGCGTCGCGCTATCGCCGCTACTTAGGCAGACGCGATGTTTCGCGCAAAGCGCACCTGGTTCGGCAGGAGCGCGGGCGCAAGGTACTGCTGACTGCGCAGGGACGCCACTACAACCTGGAGACCATCTTCGACGACCTCAACATGCGCTTCTTTCATGGACTCCTTGCGCGTCCGCTGATGACATGGAGCCGCCACGTCTCACGGCAGAGCCTTGGACATTACGATCCCGCGCACAATACCATCGTCATCAGCCGCGTCTTCGATCGCGCCGACATGCCGCGCTATGGAATCGAGTACCTCGTCTATCACGAAATGCTTCACCTGAAGCATCCGGTAAAGCTGAATGGGAGCCGGCGCTGCGTTCATCCCAAAGCTTTTCAGGAAGAAGAAAAGCTCTTTCCTGAATTGGAGCAGGCAAAGGCGCTGCTGAAGAGGCTCTGAGCGTCGCAACGCTGAGGCCTGATACTGCCACCAAACTTCTCTCAAACGCAAATTGTGGAAGCGCGAACAGTAGCTCGGCTGCGCGAGGGATGACAGTTCTCTTGTAGAGAGCGTTCGTTTTGCTGTTAAGCCCGTCGTTTATACTCGCCAACAATGCTCAAGGAGACCCTGGCTTCTGGCTGCGCGCTGATCGACTCTACCCTCGACCGTCTCCTTCCGCGCGAGACGCAGGTGCCTGCGTCCATTCACAAAGCCAT is a window encoding:
- a CDS encoding M48 family peptidase, with protein sequence MIPKLTEIFFEAYRELRPRAPYPEFHVEFFPFSNINNTIRLRQGKVLVRISDLLSGAPEDVLHAIAHILLAKLYRKEIESRHASRYRRYLGRRDVSRKAHLVRQERGRKVLLTAQGRHYNLETIFDDLNMRFFHGLLARPLMTWSRHVSRQSLGHYDPAHNTIVISRVFDRADMPRYGIEYLVYHEMLHLKHPVKLNGSRRCVHPKAFQEEEKLFPELEQAKALLKRL